From a single Accipiter gentilis chromosome 10, bAccGen1.1, whole genome shotgun sequence genomic region:
- the GPS1 gene encoding COP9 signalosome complex subunit 1 isoform X4 has product MRDSSASSSASSSVTDLYCTPSSSRSCLFLPSTARDFSLSASLSACMRPYEGAVEPMQIDVDPQEDQQNAPDINYVVENPTLDLEQYASSYSGLMRIERLQFIADHCPQLRVEALKMALSFVQRTFNVDVYEEIHRKLSEATRELQNTPDAVPDSGIEPPPLDTAWVEATRKKALLKLEKLDTDLKNYKGNSIKESIRRGHDDLGDHYLDCGDLSNALKCYSRARDYCTSAKHVINMCLNVIKVSVYLQNWSHVLSYVSKAESTPEIAEQRGERDSQTQAILTKLKCAAGLAELAARKYKQAAKCFLLASFDHCDFPELLSPSNVAVYGGLCALATFDRQELQRNVISSSSFKLFLELEPQVRDIIFKFYESKYASCLKMLDEMKDNLLLDMYLAPHVRTLYTQIRNRALIQYFSPYVSADMRKMATAFNTTVAALEDELTQLILEGLINARIDSHSKILYARDVDQRSTTFEKSLLMGKEFQRRAKAMILRAAVLRNQIHVKSPPREGSQGELTPANSQSRMSTNM; this is encoded by the exons ATGAGGGATAGTTCAGCATCCAGCTCAGCTTCTTCATCAGTGACAGATCTGTACTGCACCCCCTCCAGCAGTAGGTCATGCCTCTTCCTCCCGAGTACAGCAAGAGACTTCAGCTTGAGTGCCAGCTTATCAGCTTGTATGAGGCCTTATGAG GGTGCAGTAGAACCCATGCAGATTGACGTGGATCCACAAGAAGATCAGCAAAATGCACCTGATATCAACTATGTGGTGGAGAACCCCACTCTG GATTTGGAGCAGTATGCATCCAGCTACAGCGGTCTGATGCGAATTGAGCGGCTGCAGTTCATTGCTGATCACTGCCCACAGCTGCGGGTGGAAGCTCTCAAGATGGCACTGTCATTTGTCCAGAGAACTTTCAATGTTGATGTGTATGAAGAAATCCACAGAAAGCTGTCTGAGGCCACCAG AGAACTGCAGAATACACCTGATGCTGTCCCTGATAGTGGAATTGAACCCCCTCCTCTTGACACAGCTTGGGTTGAAGCTACACGCAAAAAAGCTCTTCTTAAACTGGAGAAACTCGACACAGATCTGAAAAATTACAAAGGGAACTCCATCAAGGAGAGTATCAG GAGAGGCCATGATGACTTAGGTGATCATTACCTTGACTGTGGGGACCTCAGCAACGCTCTCAAGTGTTACTCACGAGCCCGTGATTACTGCACCAGTGCTAAACATGTTATCAACATGTGCCTCAATGTCATCAAG GTCAGTGTCTACCTCCAGAATTGGTCTCATGTTCTGAGCTATGTAAGCAAGGCTGAGTCTACACCAGAAATTGCAGAA caaagaggagaaagagacagcCAGACACAAGCAATTCTCACCAAACTGAAATGTGCAGCAG GCTTGGCCGAACTAGCTGCTCGGAAGTACAAACAGGCAGCAAAGTGCTTCTTGTTGGCATCATTTGATCACTGTGATTTCCCTGAG cTGTTATCTCCTAGCAATGTGGCTGTGTATGGTGGTCTCTGTGCCCTTGCTACCTTTGACCGTCAGGAACTGCAACGAAATGTTATCTCCAGCAG CTCCTTCAAATTGTTTTTGGAGCTGGAGCCACAGGTTCGTGACATCATCTTCAAGTTTTATGAATCTAAATATGCTTCATGCCTGAAGATGCTGGATGAGATGAAG GACAACCTGCTGCTGGATATGTACCTTGCACCTCATGTCAGGACACTTTATACCCAGATTCGAAATCGTGCCCTTATCCAG taCTTCAGCCCCTATGTGTCGGCAGACATGCGCAAGATGGCCACTGCTTTTAATACCACAGTGGCTGCTCTGGAAGATGAACTGACTCAGCTGATCCTGGAGGGACTGATCAATGCCAGAATAGACTCGCACAGTAAG ATTCTTTATGCTCGAGATGTAGATCAGCGCAGCACAACTTTTGAAAAGTCTTTACTAATGGGTAAAGAGTTTCAGCGACGTGCCAAAGCTATGATCCTGCGAGCTGCAGTCCTGCGTAACCAGATACATGTCAAG TCTCCTCCGAGAGAAGGTAGCCAAGGGGAGCTTACTCCAGCTAACAGCCAGTCCAGGATGAGCACCAACATGTGA
- the GPS1 gene encoding COP9 signalosome complex subunit 1 isoform X1 codes for MPLPVQVFNLQGAVEPMQIDVDPQEDQQNAPDINYVVENPTLDLEQYASSYSGLMRIERLQFIADHCPQLRVEALKMALSFVQRTFNVDVYEEIHRKLSEATRELQNTPDAVPDSGIEPPPLDTAWVEATRKKALLKLEKLDTDLKNYKGNSIKESIRRGHDDLGDHYLDCGDLSNALKCYSRARDYCTSAKHVINMCLNVIKVSVYLQNWSHVLSYVSKAESTPEIAEQRGERDSQTQAILTKLKCAAGLAELAARKYKQAAKCFLLASFDHCDFPELLSPSNVAVYGGLCALATFDRQELQRNVISSSSFKLFLELEPQVRDIIFKFYESKYASCLKMLDEMKDNLLLDMYLAPHVRTLYTQIRNRALIQYFSPYVSADMRKMATAFNTTVAALEDELTQLILEGLINARIDSHSKILYARDVDQRSTTFEKSLLMGKEFQRRAKAMILRAAVLRNQIHVKSPPREGSQGELTPANSQSRMSTNM; via the exons GGTGCAGTAGAACCCATGCAGATTGACGTGGATCCACAAGAAGATCAGCAAAATGCACCTGATATCAACTATGTGGTGGAGAACCCCACTCTG GATTTGGAGCAGTATGCATCCAGCTACAGCGGTCTGATGCGAATTGAGCGGCTGCAGTTCATTGCTGATCACTGCCCACAGCTGCGGGTGGAAGCTCTCAAGATGGCACTGTCATTTGTCCAGAGAACTTTCAATGTTGATGTGTATGAAGAAATCCACAGAAAGCTGTCTGAGGCCACCAG AGAACTGCAGAATACACCTGATGCTGTCCCTGATAGTGGAATTGAACCCCCTCCTCTTGACACAGCTTGGGTTGAAGCTACACGCAAAAAAGCTCTTCTTAAACTGGAGAAACTCGACACAGATCTGAAAAATTACAAAGGGAACTCCATCAAGGAGAGTATCAG GAGAGGCCATGATGACTTAGGTGATCATTACCTTGACTGTGGGGACCTCAGCAACGCTCTCAAGTGTTACTCACGAGCCCGTGATTACTGCACCAGTGCTAAACATGTTATCAACATGTGCCTCAATGTCATCAAG GTCAGTGTCTACCTCCAGAATTGGTCTCATGTTCTGAGCTATGTAAGCAAGGCTGAGTCTACACCAGAAATTGCAGAA caaagaggagaaagagacagcCAGACACAAGCAATTCTCACCAAACTGAAATGTGCAGCAG GCTTGGCCGAACTAGCTGCTCGGAAGTACAAACAGGCAGCAAAGTGCTTCTTGTTGGCATCATTTGATCACTGTGATTTCCCTGAG cTGTTATCTCCTAGCAATGTGGCTGTGTATGGTGGTCTCTGTGCCCTTGCTACCTTTGACCGTCAGGAACTGCAACGAAATGTTATCTCCAGCAG CTCCTTCAAATTGTTTTTGGAGCTGGAGCCACAGGTTCGTGACATCATCTTCAAGTTTTATGAATCTAAATATGCTTCATGCCTGAAGATGCTGGATGAGATGAAG GACAACCTGCTGCTGGATATGTACCTTGCACCTCATGTCAGGACACTTTATACCCAGATTCGAAATCGTGCCCTTATCCAG taCTTCAGCCCCTATGTGTCGGCAGACATGCGCAAGATGGCCACTGCTTTTAATACCACAGTGGCTGCTCTGGAAGATGAACTGACTCAGCTGATCCTGGAGGGACTGATCAATGCCAGAATAGACTCGCACAGTAAG ATTCTTTATGCTCGAGATGTAGATCAGCGCAGCACAACTTTTGAAAAGTCTTTACTAATGGGTAAAGAGTTTCAGCGACGTGCCAAAGCTATGATCCTGCGAGCTGCAGTCCTGCGTAACCAGATACATGTCAAG TCTCCTCCGAGAGAAGGTAGCCAAGGGGAGCTTACTCCAGCTAACAGCCAGTCCAGGATGAGCACCAACATGTGA
- the GPS1 gene encoding COP9 signalosome complex subunit 1 isoform X3, with product MPLPVQVFNLQGAVEPMQIDVDPQEDQQNAPDINYVVENPTLDLEQYASSYSGLMRIERLQFIADHCPQLRVEALKMALSFVQRTFNVDVYEEIHRKLSEATRELQNTPDAVPDSGIEPPPLDTAWVEATRKKALLKLEKLDTDLKNYKGNSIKESIRRGHDDLGDHYLDCGDLSNALKCYSRARDYCTSAKHVINMCLNVIKQRGERDSQTQAILTKLKCAAGLAELAARKYKQAAKCFLLASFDHCDFPELLSPSNVAVYGGLCALATFDRQELQRNVISSSSFKLFLELEPQVRDIIFKFYESKYASCLKMLDEMKDNLLLDMYLAPHVRTLYTQIRNRALIQYFSPYVSADMRKMATAFNTTVAALEDELTQLILEGLINARIDSHSKILYARDVDQRSTTFEKSLLMGKEFQRRAKAMILRAAVLRNQIHVKSPPREGSQGELTPANSQSRMSTNM from the exons GGTGCAGTAGAACCCATGCAGATTGACGTGGATCCACAAGAAGATCAGCAAAATGCACCTGATATCAACTATGTGGTGGAGAACCCCACTCTG GATTTGGAGCAGTATGCATCCAGCTACAGCGGTCTGATGCGAATTGAGCGGCTGCAGTTCATTGCTGATCACTGCCCACAGCTGCGGGTGGAAGCTCTCAAGATGGCACTGTCATTTGTCCAGAGAACTTTCAATGTTGATGTGTATGAAGAAATCCACAGAAAGCTGTCTGAGGCCACCAG AGAACTGCAGAATACACCTGATGCTGTCCCTGATAGTGGAATTGAACCCCCTCCTCTTGACACAGCTTGGGTTGAAGCTACACGCAAAAAAGCTCTTCTTAAACTGGAGAAACTCGACACAGATCTGAAAAATTACAAAGGGAACTCCATCAAGGAGAGTATCAG GAGAGGCCATGATGACTTAGGTGATCATTACCTTGACTGTGGGGACCTCAGCAACGCTCTCAAGTGTTACTCACGAGCCCGTGATTACTGCACCAGTGCTAAACATGTTATCAACATGTGCCTCAATGTCATCAAG caaagaggagaaagagacagcCAGACACAAGCAATTCTCACCAAACTGAAATGTGCAGCAG GCTTGGCCGAACTAGCTGCTCGGAAGTACAAACAGGCAGCAAAGTGCTTCTTGTTGGCATCATTTGATCACTGTGATTTCCCTGAG cTGTTATCTCCTAGCAATGTGGCTGTGTATGGTGGTCTCTGTGCCCTTGCTACCTTTGACCGTCAGGAACTGCAACGAAATGTTATCTCCAGCAG CTCCTTCAAATTGTTTTTGGAGCTGGAGCCACAGGTTCGTGACATCATCTTCAAGTTTTATGAATCTAAATATGCTTCATGCCTGAAGATGCTGGATGAGATGAAG GACAACCTGCTGCTGGATATGTACCTTGCACCTCATGTCAGGACACTTTATACCCAGATTCGAAATCGTGCCCTTATCCAG taCTTCAGCCCCTATGTGTCGGCAGACATGCGCAAGATGGCCACTGCTTTTAATACCACAGTGGCTGCTCTGGAAGATGAACTGACTCAGCTGATCCTGGAGGGACTGATCAATGCCAGAATAGACTCGCACAGTAAG ATTCTTTATGCTCGAGATGTAGATCAGCGCAGCACAACTTTTGAAAAGTCTTTACTAATGGGTAAAGAGTTTCAGCGACGTGCCAAAGCTATGATCCTGCGAGCTGCAGTCCTGCGTAACCAGATACATGTCAAG TCTCCTCCGAGAGAAGGTAGCCAAGGGGAGCTTACTCCAGCTAACAGCCAGTCCAGGATGAGCACCAACATGTGA
- the GPS1 gene encoding COP9 signalosome complex subunit 1 isoform X2 → MQIDVDPQEDQQNAPDINYVVENPTLDLEQYASSYSGLMRIERLQFIADHCPQLRVEALKMALSFVQRTFNVDVYEEIHRKLSEATRELQNTPDAVPDSGIEPPPLDTAWVEATRKKALLKLEKLDTDLKNYKGNSIKESIRRGHDDLGDHYLDCGDLSNALKCYSRARDYCTSAKHVINMCLNVIKVSVYLQNWSHVLSYVSKAESTPEIAEQRGERDSQTQAILTKLKCAAGLAELAARKYKQAAKCFLLASFDHCDFPELLSPSNVAVYGGLCALATFDRQELQRNVISSSSFKLFLELEPQVRDIIFKFYESKYASCLKMLDEMKDNLLLDMYLAPHVRTLYTQIRNRALIQYFSPYVSADMRKMATAFNTTVAALEDELTQLILEGLINARIDSHSKILYARDVDQRSTTFEKSLLMGKEFQRRAKAMILRAAVLRNQIHVKSPPREGSQGELTPANSQSRMSTNM, encoded by the exons ATGCAGATTGACGTGGATCCACAAGAAGATCAGCAAAATGCACCTGATATCAACTATGTGGTGGAGAACCCCACTCTG GATTTGGAGCAGTATGCATCCAGCTACAGCGGTCTGATGCGAATTGAGCGGCTGCAGTTCATTGCTGATCACTGCCCACAGCTGCGGGTGGAAGCTCTCAAGATGGCACTGTCATTTGTCCAGAGAACTTTCAATGTTGATGTGTATGAAGAAATCCACAGAAAGCTGTCTGAGGCCACCAG AGAACTGCAGAATACACCTGATGCTGTCCCTGATAGTGGAATTGAACCCCCTCCTCTTGACACAGCTTGGGTTGAAGCTACACGCAAAAAAGCTCTTCTTAAACTGGAGAAACTCGACACAGATCTGAAAAATTACAAAGGGAACTCCATCAAGGAGAGTATCAG GAGAGGCCATGATGACTTAGGTGATCATTACCTTGACTGTGGGGACCTCAGCAACGCTCTCAAGTGTTACTCACGAGCCCGTGATTACTGCACCAGTGCTAAACATGTTATCAACATGTGCCTCAATGTCATCAAG GTCAGTGTCTACCTCCAGAATTGGTCTCATGTTCTGAGCTATGTAAGCAAGGCTGAGTCTACACCAGAAATTGCAGAA caaagaggagaaagagacagcCAGACACAAGCAATTCTCACCAAACTGAAATGTGCAGCAG GCTTGGCCGAACTAGCTGCTCGGAAGTACAAACAGGCAGCAAAGTGCTTCTTGTTGGCATCATTTGATCACTGTGATTTCCCTGAG cTGTTATCTCCTAGCAATGTGGCTGTGTATGGTGGTCTCTGTGCCCTTGCTACCTTTGACCGTCAGGAACTGCAACGAAATGTTATCTCCAGCAG CTCCTTCAAATTGTTTTTGGAGCTGGAGCCACAGGTTCGTGACATCATCTTCAAGTTTTATGAATCTAAATATGCTTCATGCCTGAAGATGCTGGATGAGATGAAG GACAACCTGCTGCTGGATATGTACCTTGCACCTCATGTCAGGACACTTTATACCCAGATTCGAAATCGTGCCCTTATCCAG taCTTCAGCCCCTATGTGTCGGCAGACATGCGCAAGATGGCCACTGCTTTTAATACCACAGTGGCTGCTCTGGAAGATGAACTGACTCAGCTGATCCTGGAGGGACTGATCAATGCCAGAATAGACTCGCACAGTAAG ATTCTTTATGCTCGAGATGTAGATCAGCGCAGCACAACTTTTGAAAAGTCTTTACTAATGGGTAAAGAGTTTCAGCGACGTGCCAAAGCTATGATCCTGCGAGCTGCAGTCCTGCGTAACCAGATACATGTCAAG TCTCCTCCGAGAGAAGGTAGCCAAGGGGAGCTTACTCCAGCTAACAGCCAGTCCAGGATGAGCACCAACATGTGA